A genomic segment from Gemmatimonadota bacterium encodes:
- a CDS encoding type II toxin-antitoxin system VapB family antitoxin produces the protein MSMNIKNPETHRLARELANRTGETLTRAVTEALRLRLASLDRASPDPDLLAAIEEIQRFLAGLPDRDTRTAEEILGYDTFGIPS, from the coding sequence ATGAGTATGAACATTAAGAACCCCGAGACGCATCGGCTTGCCCGCGAGTTGGCGAATCGTACCGGGGAGACGCTCACGCGCGCGGTCACGGAGGCGCTGCGCCTGCGCCTCGCGTCTCTGGACCGAGCGAGTCCCGATCCGGACCTACTGGCCGCAATCGAGGAAATCCAGCGATTCCTCGCCGGACTTCCGGACCGAGATACCAGGACCGCCGAGGAGATACTCGGATACGATACCTTCGGGATCCCGTCCTGA
- a CDS encoding M20/M25/M40 family metallo-hydrolase, with amino-acid sequence MRVPHSKTTLSAAMAVSLAFVVNSCAAAVTPAQQPAAPSTETVDESRLRQHVEFLASDELGSRHSFDPGSRIAARYLAEALRSYGYRGGAPDGSFLQPIPLDSGSVDGANAYLALGAPDGARRLPFVEAYMLETPATVPERLEADLVFVGYGISAPEHGHDDFAEVDVAGTIAVAVKGRPAALENTELPRGAEGNAALASRGALGLIVISEGLLSSYERFTHGALDRRIMRIPNTTPEPAFQVIQAGPPLVEALSAILGIEKSALASPGGRVFTPRRLSERIRVETPLRMVRRAGAYNVIGILDGQEGGDFVGLTAHYDHLPRWADGTVNNGADDNASGTAAVLEAARVVAAAGAPERSALVIFFGAEELDLSGSEYLTRFAPPMPIERIRAVLNADMVGRSRTPADTARVFPELSAPGEVYALTADPPTSPLRTALAAAARKHGLALDFTFGSRSFVFRWSDHYSFHKRGVPVLYLYTGHHQQYHEPTDDPDMLDWDKLARIAALIAETGHTLLNPRE; translated from the coding sequence ATGCGCGTCCCCCATTCCAAGACGACCCTGTCGGCGGCGATGGCCGTATCGCTCGCCTTCGTCGTCAACTCGTGCGCGGCGGCTGTGACCCCCGCGCAGCAACCGGCGGCACCGTCGACCGAGACCGTGGACGAGAGCCGGCTCCGCCAGCACGTGGAGTTCCTCGCGTCCGACGAGCTCGGGAGCCGACACTCCTTCGATCCGGGGAGCAGGATCGCCGCGCGCTATCTGGCCGAGGCTCTGCGTTCGTACGGCTACCGCGGGGGGGCGCCGGACGGTTCGTTCCTGCAGCCGATTCCGCTCGACTCGGGTTCGGTGGATGGGGCGAACGCGTACCTGGCGTTAGGCGCGCCGGACGGCGCAAGGAGGCTGCCGTTCGTCGAGGCGTACATGCTGGAGACGCCCGCGACCGTCCCGGAGCGACTCGAGGCTGATCTGGTCTTCGTGGGCTACGGGATCTCGGCGCCGGAGCACGGCCACGACGATTTCGCGGAGGTAGACGTCGCGGGCACGATCGCCGTGGCGGTAAAGGGACGGCCCGCGGCACTGGAGAACACCGAGCTGCCCCGCGGAGCGGAGGGAAACGCGGCCCTGGCCAGCCGCGGCGCGCTGGGGCTCATCGTCATCTCGGAGGGACTGCTCTCCTCCTACGAGCGCTTCACACATGGGGCCCTCGACCGACGCATCATGCGGATCCCGAACACGACGCCCGAGCCCGCTTTCCAGGTGATCCAGGCCGGGCCGCCGCTCGTAGAGGCGCTGTCGGCGATCCTCGGAATCGAAAAGAGTGCACTCGCCTCACCCGGCGGACGCGTGTTCACGCCCCGACGCCTGAGCGAGCGGATCAGGGTCGAGACCCCTCTGCGCATGGTCCGGCGCGCGGGAGCGTACAACGTGATCGGTATCCTGGACGGGCAGGAGGGCGGCGACTTCGTCGGGCTCACCGCCCACTACGACCATCTGCCGCGGTGGGCCGATGGCACCGTGAACAACGGCGCCGACGACAACGCGTCGGGTACCGCGGCGGTGCTGGAAGCGGCGCGCGTTGTTGCCGCCGCCGGCGCGCCCGAGCGTTCGGCGCTCGTGATATTCTTCGGCGCGGAGGAGCTGGACCTGAGCGGCTCCGAGTACCTGACCCGGTTTGCACCGCCGATGCCCATCGAAAGAATCCGAGCGGTCCTCAACGCCGACATGGTGGGCCGCAGTCGCACCCCGGCCGACACCGCGCGCGTGTTCCCAGAGCTTTCGGCCCCGGGCGAAGTGTACGCGCTCACCGCCGACCCTCCGACGTCACCCCTCCGCACGGCGCTCGCGGCCGCGGCCCGCAAGCACGGCCTGGCGCTCGACTTCACCTTCGGGTCCAGGAGCTTCGTCTTCAGGTGGTCGGATCACTACAGCTTCCACAAACGGGGAGTCCCGGTCCTGTATCTGTACACGGGCCACCACCAACAGTACCATGAGCCGACGGACGATCCGGACATGTTGGACTGGGACAAGCTGGCCCGGATCGCTGCGCTCATCGCCGAAACCGGTCACACGCTTCTCAACCCCAGGGAGTAG